In Siniperca chuatsi isolate FFG_IHB_CAS linkage group LG16, ASM2008510v1, whole genome shotgun sequence, the following proteins share a genomic window:
- the epb41l2 gene encoding band 4.1-like protein 2 isoform X5, whose protein sequence is MTTEAGSETEVKEKAEESAAQPDQLEKTTEKTQEVANAEGEEKEKEKEKEGKEGKGISRYLPTWLKKQKSQSQTSPTKEAPPTEEAVSKVTQEEEGPAPEVNGHAEEVEEEEAVKSEQVKEKEAEYHSNASADTEPAKEEKVEESAEKSPEVAKVTTEGEGAEEQKKEQEGEVEREEEGGGGEGQTSIFQSPLRLVRKTKMKLVVCHVTLLDGSDFTCEVEKRAKGQYLFFKVCEHLNLLEKDYFGLTYTDSHEQKCWLDPTKEIKRQMRSNNWQFAFNVKFYPPDPSLLTEDITRYLLCLQLREDVASGRLPCSFVTHALLGSYTLQAEFGDYEPDQPRPLDYISQRTFAPNQNKEMEEKILELHKSHRGMTPAQADAQFLENAKKLSMYGVDLHHAKDSEGVDIMLGVCANGLLVYKDRLRINRFAWPKILKISYKRNNFYIKIRPGETEQFESTVGFKLQNHRSAKRLWKVCVENHSFFRLNAPEPPTKPRFLTLGSKFRYSGRTQAQTRVASSLIDRPAPNFERTSSKRISRSLDGAPVISITEAGRDAAENGRELHSDSKSLGASELAPSQDHDKTQEEVLKHQASISQLKRSFMEAPPPSPPQPNQWEKRLTSSPATTIRVQQQQVSLEEEIASVLFSRHSGTGFGLAAASACSVPEPTLDAVITTFSSTSTTSTAVCGPAAPHGLLISPTATLSVTEESVPQMEADAADTAISDTKEPAKTTEVEIEETVVVQEVSKAPKPGLVTVTISPPADSPAEQETREQEVKVEEEVVEEAKVAKQESISSESESEEEAEYHPNVSVSISHTQIPEEKEEEEEQEKKQEDKTAEQDVSAPDALSLPAEVSQPVEATSREGEESRQEDAEAEKKYAEEEKEGERETEESADDPMGTPDEAPNGLPLPEESVTGMVAPAEEEEKPKLNGEASLVEAEPRPQVICCSEPPVVKTEMVTISDTFAAQKTEIATKEVPIVHTETKTITYEAAQLDGNGDGEPGVLMTAQTITSESLCTTTTTHITKTLKGGLSETRIEKRIVITGDCDIDHDEALAQAIKEAKEQHPDMSVTRVVVHKETELAEEED, encoded by the exons ATGACAACGGAAGCAGGctctgagacagaggtgaaggAGAAAGCAGAGGAGTCAGCCGCTCAGCCGGACCAATTGGAGAAGACTACGGAAAAAACTCAGGAAGTAGCAAACgctgagggagaggagaaggaaaaggagaaggagaaagaggggaaagagggaaaaggaaTATCTCGATACCTGCCAACATGGCTTAAGAAGCAGAAGTCTCAGAGCCAG ACCTCCCCGACCAAGGAGGCCCCGCCCACAGAGGAAGCTGTTAGCAAGGTgacacaggaggaggaagggcCTGCCCCAGAAGTGAACGGTCACGCAGAGgaagtggaagaggaggaggcagtgaAGTCGGAGCAAGTGAAGGAAAAAGAAGCAGAATATCATTCCAACGCCAGTGCAGACACAGAG CCCGCCAaggaggagaaggtggaggagagCGCTGAGAAAAGTCCTGAGGTGGCCAAGGTGACAACAGAGGGAGaaggagcagaggagcagaagaaggagCAGGAAGGAGAGGTAGAACgtgaagaggagggaggaggaggagaaggccAGACCTCCATTTTCCAGTCTCCTCTTCGCCTGGTGAGGAAGACCAAGATGAAGCTGGTGGTGTGTCACGTGACCCTCCTGGATGGGTCCGACTTCACCTGTGAGGTGGAG AAACGTGCTAAGGGCCAGTACTTATTCTTTAAGGTGTGTGAGCACCTTAATCTACTGGAAAAAGACTACTTTGGTCTGACATACACGGACAGCCATGAACAGAAG TGTTGGTTGGATCCCACTAAGGAAATCAAGAGACAGATGCGca GTAACAACTGGCAGTTTGCATTCAATGTCAAGTTCTACCCTCCCGACCCCTCACTGCTCACTGAAGACATTACCAG GTACCTGTTGTGTCTGCAGCTCCGTGAAGATGTGGCTTCGGGTCGACTGCCTTGCTCGTTTGTCACCCACGCTCTGCTGGGGTCATACACATTGCAG GCAGAATTTGGTGACTATGAACCTGACCAGCCTCGCCCTCTCGACTACATCAGTCAGCGGACCTTTGCGCCCAATCAGAacaaagagatggaggagaagatTCTTGAACTCCACAAGTCTCACAG gGGAATGACACCAGCACAGGCTGACGCCCAGTTTCTAGAAAATGCCAAGAAACTGTCCATGTATGGGGTGGACCTGCACCATGCTAAG GATTCTGAGGGTGTGGACATCATGCTAGGTGTGTGCGCCAACGGACTCCTGGTTTACAAAGACAGACTTCGGATAAATCGTTTTGCTTGGCCCAAAATACTCAAGATTTCATACAAGAGGAACAACTTCTACATAAAGATCAGACCTGGAGAG ACGGAGCAGTTTGAGAGCACGGTGGGATTCAAACTCCAGAATCATCGATCTGCCAAAAGGCTGTGGAAAGTCTGTGTGGAGAATCACAGTTTCTTCAG GTTAAATGCACCAGAACCTCCTACCAAGCCCCGCTTCTTGACTCTGGGCTCCAAGTTCCGTTACAGCGGGCGGACCCAGGCCCAGACCCGCGTGGCCAGCTCCCTCATAGACCGACCTGCACCAAACTTTGAACGCACCTCATCCAAACGCATCAGCCGCAGTCTGGAtggag CACCAGTGATCAGCATAACTGAAGCCGGCCGGGACGCAGCTGAGAACGGGCGTGAGCTCCACTCTGACtctaag TCACTTGGAGCCAGTGAGCTTGCCCCCTCTCAG GACCATGATAAGACCCAAGAAGAGGTTCTGAAACACCAAGCTAGCATTAGCCAGCTAAAACGCTCCTTTATGGAGGCGccacctccctctcctcctcaacCCAACCAGTGGGAGAAACGTCTCACCTCCTCTCCCGCTACAACAATACGTGTTCAACAGCAACAAGTG AGCCTTGAAGAGGAGATAGCTTCTGTACTTTTCAGTCGACACTCTGGCACTGGCTTTGGTTTGGCTGCTGCGTCTGCCTGCAGTGTTCCTGAACCAACACTAGATGCTGTTATAACCACATTCTCATCTACTTCTACTACTTCCACTGCTGTCTGCGGTCCTGCTGCACCGCATGGGCTTCTTATTTCCCCAACTGCTACACTCTCTGTCACTGAg GAGAGTGTGCCCCAAATGGAAGCAGATGCTGCTGATACCGCGATCTCTGATACCAAAGAACCTGCAAAG aCAACCGAAGTTGAAATTGAAGAAACTGTTGTCGTCCAAGAGGTTTCCAAAGCACCCAAACCTGGACTTGTCACAGTTACAATCAGCCCCCCTGCTGACTCACCTGCAGAGCAGGAAACGAGAGAGCAGGAAGTGAAAGTCGAAGAGGAAGTAGTGGAGGAAGCAAAAGTGGCGAAGCAGGAGAGCATTTCATCTGAGAGCGAGAGTGAAGAAGAAGCGGAGTACCATCCAAATGTCTCCGTATCCatctcacatacacaaataccggaggagaaggaagaggaggaagagcaggagaaGAAACAGGAGGATAAGACGGCCGAGCAGGACGTGTCGGCTCCAGATGCTCTTTCCCTTCCAGCTGAAGTCAGCCAACCTGTAGAGGCAACCAGTCGAGAGGGAGAGGAGTCCAGGCAAGAGGATgcagaggcagagaagaagtatgcagaagaggagaaagaaggtgagagggagacagaggaaagTGCCGATGATCCAATGGGGACACCCGATGAAGCTCCTAATGGTCTCCCCTTGCCTGAGGAGAGCGTGACCGGGATGGTCGCccctgcagaggaagaggaaaagccCAAATTGAACGGAGAAGCCTCTCTGGTTGAAGCAGAACCACGGCCACAGGTTATTTGTTGCTCTGAG CCACCTGTGGTAAAGACAGAAATGGTGACTATATCAGACACGTTTGCAGCCCAGAAAACTGAGATAGCTACAAAAGAAGTGCCCATCGTACATACGGAAACCAAGACCATCACATACGAAGCCGCACAG TTGGATGGTAATGGTGACGGCGAGCCTGGAGTGTTGATGACTGCTCAGACAATCACCTCTGAATCTCTGTGTACTACTACAACCACACACATCACCAAG ACATTAAAGGGCGGCCTATCAGAGACAAGGATTGAGAAGCGCATCGTCATTACTGGCGACTGTGACATCGACCACGACGAG GCACTGGCCCAGGCCATTAAGGAGGCCAAAGAGCAACATCCTGACATGTCTGTTACCAGAGTGGTGGTTCATAAAGAAACTGAACTGGCTGAGGAGGAGGATTGA
- the epb41l2 gene encoding band 4.1-like protein 2 isoform X6 has translation MTTEAGSETEVKEKAEESAAQPDQLEKTTEKTQEVANAEGEEKEKEKEKEGKEGKGISRYLPTWLKKQKSQSQTSPTKEAPPTEEAVSKVTQEEEGPAPEVNGHAEEVEEEEAVKSEQVKEKEAEYHSNASADTEPAKEEKVEESAEKSPEVAKVTTEGEGAEEQKKEQEGEVEREEEGGGGEGQTSIFQSPLRLVRKTKMKLVVCHVTLLDGSDFTCEVEKRAKGQYLFFKVCEHLNLLEKDYFGLTYTDSHEQKCWLDPTKEIKRQMRSNNWQFAFNVKFYPPDPSLLTEDITRYLLCLQLREDVASGRLPCSFVTHALLGSYTLQAEFGDYEPDQPRPLDYISQRTFAPNQNKEMEEKILELHKSHRGMTPAQADAQFLENAKKLSMYGVDLHHAKDSEGVDIMLGVCANGLLVYKDRLRINRFAWPKILKISYKRNNFYIKIRPGETEQFESTVGFKLQNHRSAKRLWKVCVENHSFFRLNAPEPPTKPRFLTLGSKFRYSGRTQAQTRVASSLIDRPAPNFERTSSKRISRSLDGAPVISITEAGRDAAENGRELHSDSKDHDKTQEEVLKHQASISQLKRSFMEAPPPSPPQPNQWEKRLTSSPATTIRVQQQQVSLEEEIASVLFSRHSGTGFGLAAASACSVPEPTLDAVITTFSSTSTTSTAVCGPAAPHGLLISPTATLSVTEESVPQMEADAADTAISDTKEPAKTTEVEIEETVVVQEVSKAPKPGLVTVTISPPADSPAEQETREQEVKVEEEVVEEAKVAKQESISSESESEEEAEYHPNVSVSISHTQIPEEKEEEEEQEKKQEDKTAEQDVSAPDALSLPAEVSQPVEATSREGEESRQEDAEAEKKYAEEEKEGERETEESADDPMGTPDEAPNGLPLPEESVTGMVAPAEEEEKPKLNGEASLVEAEPRPQVICCSEPPVVKTEMVTISDTFAAQKTEIATKEVPIVHTETKTITYEAAQLDGNGDGEPGVLMTAQTITSESLCTTTTTHITKTLKGGLSETRIEKRIVITGDCDIDHDEALAQAIKEAKEQHPDMSVTRVVVHKETELAEEED, from the exons ATGACAACGGAAGCAGGctctgagacagaggtgaaggAGAAAGCAGAGGAGTCAGCCGCTCAGCCGGACCAATTGGAGAAGACTACGGAAAAAACTCAGGAAGTAGCAAACgctgagggagaggagaaggaaaaggagaaggagaaagaggggaaagagggaaaaggaaTATCTCGATACCTGCCAACATGGCTTAAGAAGCAGAAGTCTCAGAGCCAG ACCTCCCCGACCAAGGAGGCCCCGCCCACAGAGGAAGCTGTTAGCAAGGTgacacaggaggaggaagggcCTGCCCCAGAAGTGAACGGTCACGCAGAGgaagtggaagaggaggaggcagtgaAGTCGGAGCAAGTGAAGGAAAAAGAAGCAGAATATCATTCCAACGCCAGTGCAGACACAGAG CCCGCCAaggaggagaaggtggaggagagCGCTGAGAAAAGTCCTGAGGTGGCCAAGGTGACAACAGAGGGAGaaggagcagaggagcagaagaaggagCAGGAAGGAGAGGTAGAACgtgaagaggagggaggaggaggagaaggccAGACCTCCATTTTCCAGTCTCCTCTTCGCCTGGTGAGGAAGACCAAGATGAAGCTGGTGGTGTGTCACGTGACCCTCCTGGATGGGTCCGACTTCACCTGTGAGGTGGAG AAACGTGCTAAGGGCCAGTACTTATTCTTTAAGGTGTGTGAGCACCTTAATCTACTGGAAAAAGACTACTTTGGTCTGACATACACGGACAGCCATGAACAGAAG TGTTGGTTGGATCCCACTAAGGAAATCAAGAGACAGATGCGca GTAACAACTGGCAGTTTGCATTCAATGTCAAGTTCTACCCTCCCGACCCCTCACTGCTCACTGAAGACATTACCAG GTACCTGTTGTGTCTGCAGCTCCGTGAAGATGTGGCTTCGGGTCGACTGCCTTGCTCGTTTGTCACCCACGCTCTGCTGGGGTCATACACATTGCAG GCAGAATTTGGTGACTATGAACCTGACCAGCCTCGCCCTCTCGACTACATCAGTCAGCGGACCTTTGCGCCCAATCAGAacaaagagatggaggagaagatTCTTGAACTCCACAAGTCTCACAG gGGAATGACACCAGCACAGGCTGACGCCCAGTTTCTAGAAAATGCCAAGAAACTGTCCATGTATGGGGTGGACCTGCACCATGCTAAG GATTCTGAGGGTGTGGACATCATGCTAGGTGTGTGCGCCAACGGACTCCTGGTTTACAAAGACAGACTTCGGATAAATCGTTTTGCTTGGCCCAAAATACTCAAGATTTCATACAAGAGGAACAACTTCTACATAAAGATCAGACCTGGAGAG ACGGAGCAGTTTGAGAGCACGGTGGGATTCAAACTCCAGAATCATCGATCTGCCAAAAGGCTGTGGAAAGTCTGTGTGGAGAATCACAGTTTCTTCAG GTTAAATGCACCAGAACCTCCTACCAAGCCCCGCTTCTTGACTCTGGGCTCCAAGTTCCGTTACAGCGGGCGGACCCAGGCCCAGACCCGCGTGGCCAGCTCCCTCATAGACCGACCTGCACCAAACTTTGAACGCACCTCATCCAAACGCATCAGCCGCAGTCTGGAtggag CACCAGTGATCAGCATAACTGAAGCCGGCCGGGACGCAGCTGAGAACGGGCGTGAGCTCCACTCTGACtctaag GACCATGATAAGACCCAAGAAGAGGTTCTGAAACACCAAGCTAGCATTAGCCAGCTAAAACGCTCCTTTATGGAGGCGccacctccctctcctcctcaacCCAACCAGTGGGAGAAACGTCTCACCTCCTCTCCCGCTACAACAATACGTGTTCAACAGCAACAAGTG AGCCTTGAAGAGGAGATAGCTTCTGTACTTTTCAGTCGACACTCTGGCACTGGCTTTGGTTTGGCTGCTGCGTCTGCCTGCAGTGTTCCTGAACCAACACTAGATGCTGTTATAACCACATTCTCATCTACTTCTACTACTTCCACTGCTGTCTGCGGTCCTGCTGCACCGCATGGGCTTCTTATTTCCCCAACTGCTACACTCTCTGTCACTGAg GAGAGTGTGCCCCAAATGGAAGCAGATGCTGCTGATACCGCGATCTCTGATACCAAAGAACCTGCAAAG aCAACCGAAGTTGAAATTGAAGAAACTGTTGTCGTCCAAGAGGTTTCCAAAGCACCCAAACCTGGACTTGTCACAGTTACAATCAGCCCCCCTGCTGACTCACCTGCAGAGCAGGAAACGAGAGAGCAGGAAGTGAAAGTCGAAGAGGAAGTAGTGGAGGAAGCAAAAGTGGCGAAGCAGGAGAGCATTTCATCTGAGAGCGAGAGTGAAGAAGAAGCGGAGTACCATCCAAATGTCTCCGTATCCatctcacatacacaaataccggaggagaaggaagaggaggaagagcaggagaaGAAACAGGAGGATAAGACGGCCGAGCAGGACGTGTCGGCTCCAGATGCTCTTTCCCTTCCAGCTGAAGTCAGCCAACCTGTAGAGGCAACCAGTCGAGAGGGAGAGGAGTCCAGGCAAGAGGATgcagaggcagagaagaagtatgcagaagaggagaaagaaggtgagagggagacagaggaaagTGCCGATGATCCAATGGGGACACCCGATGAAGCTCCTAATGGTCTCCCCTTGCCTGAGGAGAGCGTGACCGGGATGGTCGCccctgcagaggaagaggaaaagccCAAATTGAACGGAGAAGCCTCTCTGGTTGAAGCAGAACCACGGCCACAGGTTATTTGTTGCTCTGAG CCACCTGTGGTAAAGACAGAAATGGTGACTATATCAGACACGTTTGCAGCCCAGAAAACTGAGATAGCTACAAAAGAAGTGCCCATCGTACATACGGAAACCAAGACCATCACATACGAAGCCGCACAG TTGGATGGTAATGGTGACGGCGAGCCTGGAGTGTTGATGACTGCTCAGACAATCACCTCTGAATCTCTGTGTACTACTACAACCACACACATCACCAAG ACATTAAAGGGCGGCCTATCAGAGACAAGGATTGAGAAGCGCATCGTCATTACTGGCGACTGTGACATCGACCACGACGAG GCACTGGCCCAGGCCATTAAGGAGGCCAAAGAGCAACATCCTGACATGTCTGTTACCAGAGTGGTGGTTCATAAAGAAACTGAACTGGCTGAGGAGGAGGATTGA
- the epb41l2 gene encoding band 4.1-like protein 2 isoform X2, translating into MTTEAGSETEVKEKAEESAAQPDQLEKTTEKTQEVANAEGEEKEKEKEKEGKEGKGISRYLPTWLKKQKSQSQTSPTKEAPPTEEAVSKVTQEEEGPAPEVNGHAEEVEEEEAVKSEQVKEKEAEYHSNASADTEPAKEEKVEESAEKSPEVAKVTTEGEGAEEQKKEQEGEVEREEEGGGGEGQTSIFQSPLRLVRKTKMKLVVCHVTLLDGSDFTCEVEKRAKGQYLFFKVCEHLNLLEKDYFGLTYTDSHEQKCWLDPTKEIKRQMRSNNWQFAFNVKFYPPDPSLLTEDITRYLLCLQLREDVASGRLPCSFVTHALLGSYTLQAEFGDYEPDQPRPLDYISQRTFAPNQNKEMEEKILELHKSHRGMTPAQADAQFLENAKKLSMYGVDLHHAKDSEGVDIMLGVCANGLLVYKDRLRINRFAWPKILKISYKRNNFYIKIRPGETEQFESTVGFKLQNHRSAKRLWKVCVENHSFFRLNAPEPPTKPRFLTLGSKFRYSGRTQAQTRVASSLIDRPAPNFERTSSKRISRSLDGAPVISITEAGRDAAENGRELHSDSKSLGASELAPSQSPMRVYGDNIYVRHSNLMLEDHDKTQEEVLKHQASISQLKRSFMEAPPPSPPQPNQWEKRLTSSPATTIRVQQQQVSLEEEIASVLFSRHSGTGFGLAAASACSVPEPTLDAVITTFSSTSTTSTAVCGPAAPHGLLISPTATLSVTEESVPQMEADAADTAISDTKEPAKTTEVEIEETVVVQEVSKAPKPGLVTVTISPPADSPAEQETREQEVKVEEEVVEEAKVAKQESISSESESEEEAEYHPNVSVSISHTQIPEEKEEEEEQEKKQEDKTAEQDVSAPDALSLPAEVSQPVEATSREGEESRQEDAEAEKKYAEEEKEGERETEESADDPMGTPDEAPNGLPLPEESVTGMVAPAEEEEKPKLNGEASLVEAEPRPQVICCSEPPVVKTEMVTISDTFAAQKTEIATKEVPIVHTETKTITYEAAQLDGNGDGEPGVLMTAQTITSESLCTTTTTHITKTLKGGLSETRIEKRIVITGDCDIDHDEALAQAIKEAKEQHPDMSVTRVVVHKETELAEEED; encoded by the exons ATGACAACGGAAGCAGGctctgagacagaggtgaaggAGAAAGCAGAGGAGTCAGCCGCTCAGCCGGACCAATTGGAGAAGACTACGGAAAAAACTCAGGAAGTAGCAAACgctgagggagaggagaaggaaaaggagaaggagaaagaggggaaagagggaaaaggaaTATCTCGATACCTGCCAACATGGCTTAAGAAGCAGAAGTCTCAGAGCCAG ACCTCCCCGACCAAGGAGGCCCCGCCCACAGAGGAAGCTGTTAGCAAGGTgacacaggaggaggaagggcCTGCCCCAGAAGTGAACGGTCACGCAGAGgaagtggaagaggaggaggcagtgaAGTCGGAGCAAGTGAAGGAAAAAGAAGCAGAATATCATTCCAACGCCAGTGCAGACACAGAG CCCGCCAaggaggagaaggtggaggagagCGCTGAGAAAAGTCCTGAGGTGGCCAAGGTGACAACAGAGGGAGaaggagcagaggagcagaagaaggagCAGGAAGGAGAGGTAGAACgtgaagaggagggaggaggaggagaaggccAGACCTCCATTTTCCAGTCTCCTCTTCGCCTGGTGAGGAAGACCAAGATGAAGCTGGTGGTGTGTCACGTGACCCTCCTGGATGGGTCCGACTTCACCTGTGAGGTGGAG AAACGTGCTAAGGGCCAGTACTTATTCTTTAAGGTGTGTGAGCACCTTAATCTACTGGAAAAAGACTACTTTGGTCTGACATACACGGACAGCCATGAACAGAAG TGTTGGTTGGATCCCACTAAGGAAATCAAGAGACAGATGCGca GTAACAACTGGCAGTTTGCATTCAATGTCAAGTTCTACCCTCCCGACCCCTCACTGCTCACTGAAGACATTACCAG GTACCTGTTGTGTCTGCAGCTCCGTGAAGATGTGGCTTCGGGTCGACTGCCTTGCTCGTTTGTCACCCACGCTCTGCTGGGGTCATACACATTGCAG GCAGAATTTGGTGACTATGAACCTGACCAGCCTCGCCCTCTCGACTACATCAGTCAGCGGACCTTTGCGCCCAATCAGAacaaagagatggaggagaagatTCTTGAACTCCACAAGTCTCACAG gGGAATGACACCAGCACAGGCTGACGCCCAGTTTCTAGAAAATGCCAAGAAACTGTCCATGTATGGGGTGGACCTGCACCATGCTAAG GATTCTGAGGGTGTGGACATCATGCTAGGTGTGTGCGCCAACGGACTCCTGGTTTACAAAGACAGACTTCGGATAAATCGTTTTGCTTGGCCCAAAATACTCAAGATTTCATACAAGAGGAACAACTTCTACATAAAGATCAGACCTGGAGAG ACGGAGCAGTTTGAGAGCACGGTGGGATTCAAACTCCAGAATCATCGATCTGCCAAAAGGCTGTGGAAAGTCTGTGTGGAGAATCACAGTTTCTTCAG GTTAAATGCACCAGAACCTCCTACCAAGCCCCGCTTCTTGACTCTGGGCTCCAAGTTCCGTTACAGCGGGCGGACCCAGGCCCAGACCCGCGTGGCCAGCTCCCTCATAGACCGACCTGCACCAAACTTTGAACGCACCTCATCCAAACGCATCAGCCGCAGTCTGGAtggag CACCAGTGATCAGCATAACTGAAGCCGGCCGGGACGCAGCTGAGAACGGGCGTGAGCTCCACTCTGACtctaag TCACTTGGAGCCAGTGAGCTTGCCCCCTCTCAG AGTCCAATGAGAGTGTATGGGGACAATATTTATGTGAGGCACAGTAATTTAATGTTGGAG GACCATGATAAGACCCAAGAAGAGGTTCTGAAACACCAAGCTAGCATTAGCCAGCTAAAACGCTCCTTTATGGAGGCGccacctccctctcctcctcaacCCAACCAGTGGGAGAAACGTCTCACCTCCTCTCCCGCTACAACAATACGTGTTCAACAGCAACAAGTG AGCCTTGAAGAGGAGATAGCTTCTGTACTTTTCAGTCGACACTCTGGCACTGGCTTTGGTTTGGCTGCTGCGTCTGCCTGCAGTGTTCCTGAACCAACACTAGATGCTGTTATAACCACATTCTCATCTACTTCTACTACTTCCACTGCTGTCTGCGGTCCTGCTGCACCGCATGGGCTTCTTATTTCCCCAACTGCTACACTCTCTGTCACTGAg GAGAGTGTGCCCCAAATGGAAGCAGATGCTGCTGATACCGCGATCTCTGATACCAAAGAACCTGCAAAG aCAACCGAAGTTGAAATTGAAGAAACTGTTGTCGTCCAAGAGGTTTCCAAAGCACCCAAACCTGGACTTGTCACAGTTACAATCAGCCCCCCTGCTGACTCACCTGCAGAGCAGGAAACGAGAGAGCAGGAAGTGAAAGTCGAAGAGGAAGTAGTGGAGGAAGCAAAAGTGGCGAAGCAGGAGAGCATTTCATCTGAGAGCGAGAGTGAAGAAGAAGCGGAGTACCATCCAAATGTCTCCGTATCCatctcacatacacaaataccggaggagaaggaagaggaggaagagcaggagaaGAAACAGGAGGATAAGACGGCCGAGCAGGACGTGTCGGCTCCAGATGCTCTTTCCCTTCCAGCTGAAGTCAGCCAACCTGTAGAGGCAACCAGTCGAGAGGGAGAGGAGTCCAGGCAAGAGGATgcagaggcagagaagaagtatgcagaagaggagaaagaaggtgagagggagacagaggaaagTGCCGATGATCCAATGGGGACACCCGATGAAGCTCCTAATGGTCTCCCCTTGCCTGAGGAGAGCGTGACCGGGATGGTCGCccctgcagaggaagaggaaaagccCAAATTGAACGGAGAAGCCTCTCTGGTTGAAGCAGAACCACGGCCACAGGTTATTTGTTGCTCTGAG CCACCTGTGGTAAAGACAGAAATGGTGACTATATCAGACACGTTTGCAGCCCAGAAAACTGAGATAGCTACAAAAGAAGTGCCCATCGTACATACGGAAACCAAGACCATCACATACGAAGCCGCACAG TTGGATGGTAATGGTGACGGCGAGCCTGGAGTGTTGATGACTGCTCAGACAATCACCTCTGAATCTCTGTGTACTACTACAACCACACACATCACCAAG ACATTAAAGGGCGGCCTATCAGAGACAAGGATTGAGAAGCGCATCGTCATTACTGGCGACTGTGACATCGACCACGACGAG GCACTGGCCCAGGCCATTAAGGAGGCCAAAGAGCAACATCCTGACATGTCTGTTACCAGAGTGGTGGTTCATAAAGAAACTGAACTGGCTGAGGAGGAGGATTGA